One stretch of Nicotiana tabacum cultivar K326 chromosome 18, ASM71507v2, whole genome shotgun sequence DNA includes these proteins:
- the LOC107827855 gene encoding uncharacterized protein LOC107827855 — protein sequence MPRPGPRPYECVRRAWHSDRHQPIRGSIIQQIFRVVQERHGVVTKKNREWQQKLPIVVFKAEEIMYSKANSEAEYMDPETLWDRLNEAIDTIIRRDETAETGQFLPPCVEAALNLGCTAERASRSQRNTNPRSYLSPRNQEPQCVPPKVFSRSTNEQNTNSSLPFRPANQPTFLRPSNVNSPRLASDFDRPVMPSIDNLGASSSAKNVIIPESNSSADVGSVYPLYYGTDVQPEVSPMVFQKPQRNVIVGKPIYQSMAEPAEISCFPRLFPYGRDDIQEKLCQANYGDNTRRVPELDCDLSLRLGRSANSRLQLEKIQTGCFGDIRPSDNSHERDRFKLMSTSKGKEFTFFPTESATGPSGLHRAHENLEVYGHNAEKLFRKPKMPVRPSDSFQQRDEFEVVSTSKDKEFPFFVAESANSPSVLQTGPVNLEGEGQNAETLLSKRKMPFHTNMELGQFLWQDEQTLNRFSGQMKRPGL from the exons ATGCCTAGGCCAGGACCCAGACCTTATGAGTGTGTAAGAAGAGCTTGGCATAGTGATAGACACCAACCCATTAGAGGTTCTATTATACAACAAATTTTCAG GGTTGTACAAGAAAGGCATGGTGTTGTTACTAAAAAAAACAGAGAATGGCAACAGAAGCTCCCTATTGTGGTTTTCAAAGCTGAGGAAATTATGTACTCCAAAGCTAATTCTGAg GCTGAATATATGGATCCTGAAACACTTTGGGACCGGTTAAATGAGGCCATTGATACTATAATTAGGAGAGATGAGACTGCAGAGACTGGACAGTTCTTGCCTCCTTGTGTTGAAG CTGCTCTTAATTTGGGGTGTACTGCGGAGAGAGCGTCTAGGAGCCAGCGGAACACTAATCCGAGGAGTTACCTCAGCCCAAGAAATCAAGAACCTCAATGTGTACCTCCTAAAGTTTTCAGTAGAAGTACCAATGAGCAAAACACTAACTCATCGTTACCATTTCGCCCTGCGAACCAACCCACATTTTTGAGACCTTCAAATGTCAATTCACCCAGATTAGCTTCAGATTTTGACAGGCCTGTAATGCCTAGCATCGACAATCTTGGTGCTTCCTCAAGTGCAAAAAACGTTATTATTCCGGAAAGTAACAGTTCAGCTGATGTGGGTTCAGTATATCCGCTGTACTATGGTACTGATGTTCAGCCTGAAGTTTCTCCTATGGTCTTCCAAAAACCTCAACGTAATGTAATTGTTGGCAAACCTATATACCAATCCATGGCGGAGCCTGCTGAAATCAGCTGCTTCCCGAGATTGTTTCCCTATGGGAGAGATGATATTCAAGAAAAATTATGTCAAGCAAATTATGGGGACAACACTAGGAGGGTGCCTGAATTGGATTGCGATTTGTCCTTAAGGCTGGGTCGCTCCGCAAACTCTCGTTTGCAGCTGGAAAAGATTCAAACTGGTTGCTTTGGTGACATTAGGCCAAGCGACAATTCTCATGAAAGAGATCGGTTCAAGCTTATGTCTACCagtaaagggaaagagttcactTTCTTTCCCACGGAGTCTGCTACTGGTCCATCAGGGTTGCACAGAGCTCATGAAAATTTGGAGGTTTATGGTCACAATGCAGAAAAACTATTTAGGAAGCCTAAGATGCCTGTTAGGCCGAGTGACAGTTTTCAGCAAAGAGACGAGTTCGAGGTTGTTTCTACTAGTAAAGACAAAGAGTTCCCTTTCTTTGTTGCGGAGTCTGCCAATAGTCCGTCGGTGTTGCAAACAGGTCCGGTAAATTTAGAGGGTGAAGGTCAGAATGCTGAAACACTACTTAGTAAACGTAAGATGCCCTTCCATACCAATATGGAACTCGGACAATTTTTGTGGCAAGATGAGCAAACTTTGAACCGTTTTTCTGGTCAAATGAAAAGGCCAGGTTTGTAG